In a genomic window of Sporosarcina trichiuri:
- the pepT gene encoding peptidase T — MKEQVTERFIRYAKINTESDPNSPSTPSTECQWDLLHVLKHELEELEMEEITLDGNGYLFATLPSNTDKDVPVIGFLAHVDTSPDYSGKDVNPQIHENYDGRDLVLSENTTLSAELFPELNNYTGQTLITTDGTTLLGADDKAGIAEIMTAMAYLQSHPEVKHGKLRVAFTPDEEIGRGPHKFDVQAFGADFAYTMDGGPLGELQYESFNAAGARVTFRGTNVHPGTAKDKMVNSILRAQEFQAAMPALEVPELTDGRQGFIHLMDIKGSVEKTELDYIIRYFDKETFEARKQLFRDTVAQMQSDYGPDAVTLELEDQYYNMGEKIMPHMEIIEIIKDAFSNLGIEPVIEPIRGGTDGSQISYMGIPTPNIFAGGENFHGRYEFVSAETMEKAAQVIVEAVQLYEARA; from the coding sequence ATGAAAGAACAAGTCACTGAACGGTTCATCCGTTACGCAAAAATCAACACCGAGTCGGACCCGAACAGTCCATCGACTCCATCCACCGAATGCCAGTGGGACCTGCTGCATGTATTGAAACACGAACTCGAAGAACTGGAGATGGAAGAGATTACGCTCGATGGGAACGGCTATCTGTTTGCGACACTGCCGTCCAACACGGACAAAGATGTCCCGGTCATCGGTTTCCTTGCACACGTCGACACGTCACCTGACTATTCCGGCAAAGATGTGAACCCTCAGATCCACGAGAACTATGATGGCCGCGATCTGGTCCTCAGCGAAAATACGACATTATCAGCCGAGCTGTTTCCCGAGCTGAACAACTACACAGGCCAGACATTGATCACAACGGATGGCACGACGCTGCTCGGTGCGGATGATAAGGCAGGAATTGCGGAAATCATGACAGCGATGGCGTATTTGCAGTCACATCCTGAAGTGAAACATGGCAAACTGCGGGTCGCCTTCACACCGGATGAGGAAATCGGACGGGGACCCCATAAATTCGATGTCCAGGCATTCGGGGCGGACTTCGCCTATACGATGGACGGCGGGCCTCTTGGTGAGCTCCAGTATGAAAGCTTCAACGCAGCGGGCGCGCGGGTGACGTTCCGCGGCACGAACGTCCATCCGGGAACAGCAAAAGATAAGATGGTGAATTCCATTTTGCGTGCTCAGGAATTCCAGGCAGCGATGCCGGCACTGGAGGTTCCTGAGCTGACAGATGGACGGCAAGGGTTCATCCATCTGATGGATATCAAGGGGTCAGTTGAAAAAACAGAGCTGGATTACATTATCCGCTACTTCGATAAGGAGACATTCGAAGCCCGGAAACAGCTGTTCCGTGATACGGTCGCCCAGATGCAGTCCGACTATGGCCCAGATGCTGTCACGCTTGAACTGGAAGACCAATATTATAATATGGGTGAAAAGATCATGCCGCACATGGAAATCATCGAAATCATCAAAGATGCTTTCAGCAATCTCGGCATCGAACCGGTCATCGAACCGATCCGGGGCGGCACGGACGGCTCACAGATTTCCTATATGGGCATCCCGACACCGAACATCTTTGCGGGCGGTGAAAATTTCCACGGCCGCTATGAGTTCGTCTCTGCAGAAACGATGGAGAAGGCGGCACAGGTGATCGTCGAAGCCGTCCAGTTATACGAAGCTCGCGCATAA
- a CDS encoding DMT family transporter, protein MKGIWLGVLAAVFFAVTFVLNRSMELSGGSWMWSASLRYFFMVPFLAAIVAMRGGFTPVQREMRRHPWQFFIWSTVAFVLFYGPLTFSAGYAPGWLLAGTWQLTIVAGVLLAPLFLSGDGSDGTERGVRQRIPVASLLISLVILGGVVLIQIPHARSVSADALLLGILPVVLAAFAYPLGNRKMMELLGGSLDTFQRVLGMTLMTLPVWFLLALYAWLTVGLPSWSQLVQSFVVGVSSGVIATTLFFMATDLARHDQGRLAAVEATQSLELLFAMLGEMLLLHMALPGPVSLAGTAIIILGMSLHSWQTAAAAKRAASEIP, encoded by the coding sequence ATGAAAGGGATCTGGCTCGGGGTACTGGCCGCCGTGTTTTTTGCGGTCACGTTCGTATTGAACCGTTCCATGGAGTTATCAGGCGGCAGCTGGATGTGGAGCGCTTCCCTCCGCTATTTCTTCATGGTGCCGTTTCTGGCCGCTATTGTCGCCATGAGGGGCGGCTTTACGCCCGTCCAGCGGGAGATGCGCCGTCATCCCTGGCAGTTCTTCATCTGGAGTACGGTTGCTTTCGTGCTGTTTTATGGACCACTCACCTTTTCAGCAGGATATGCCCCCGGCTGGCTTCTCGCCGGTACGTGGCAATTGACGATTGTTGCAGGAGTCCTGCTGGCTCCCCTGTTTTTGTCAGGGGATGGATCGGATGGCACGGAACGCGGAGTCCGGCAGCGCATCCCGGTTGCCTCCCTTCTTATTTCGCTCGTCATTCTCGGCGGCGTGGTGCTGATCCAGATTCCGCATGCCCGGTCCGTGTCGGCGGATGCACTGCTGCTGGGCATACTGCCTGTCGTATTGGCCGCATTCGCCTATCCGCTCGGCAACCGCAAGATGATGGAACTGCTCGGCGGTTCGCTGGATACGTTCCAGCGGGTGCTCGGCATGACGCTCATGACACTGCCGGTCTGGTTCCTGCTGGCGCTGTACGCCTGGCTGACGGTCGGCCTTCCCTCGTGGAGCCAGCTCGTCCAATCATTCGTCGTCGGGGTCAGTTCCGGTGTCATTGCGACCACTTTGTTCTTCATGGCGACGGACCTCGCCCGGCACGACCAGGGCCGTCTGGCAGCCGTCGAAGCGACGCAGTCACTCGAGCTCCTGTTTGCGATGCTCGGTGAAATGCTGCTGCTGCATATGGCATTGCCGGGACCTGTTTCGCTGGCAGGCACTGCTATCATCATACTCGGCATGTCGCTGCACAGCTGGCAGACAGCAGCTGCCGCAAAGCGGGCAGCTTCTGAAATTCCATGA
- a CDS encoding ABC transporter substrate-binding protein — translation MKAGGLALVLGAALVLGGCTGKEEEKKPAAKPADQTEEGTLSPLSKKTKVLIAEDGAASGAGFYIAKERGYFDDYNIDVEFTDFANSDDMLPALAAGEVSIAGGVSTASFFNAIAQGIDVRIVADKGHNMPGESYFSFVIGNHMKDVIQDYPDFKGKKIAVSSRNSIDGYIYEEMLKHAGLTEDDVEYVHIADFSAMLGALDSGTVDAALSIEPLIAQGIENGFHLRFGDTTDYAPESQIAMVLASPQFMEDEELSLRFMAAYLKGVRDYNDAFFEGVDEEEIIEIMVKHTALKDAALWDKVFVTGLDPDGKMFIEDIKKQYETYKANGAIQGEIDFDKAIDTSLAEEAVSLLGAYEAAQ, via the coding sequence ATGAAAGCGGGGGGACTCGCGCTCGTGCTCGGTGCTGCACTTGTCCTTGGGGGATGTACAGGAAAAGAGGAAGAAAAGAAGCCTGCAGCCAAACCGGCTGACCAGACGGAAGAGGGAACTCTCAGCCCGCTCAGCAAGAAGACAAAAGTACTGATTGCCGAAGACGGGGCCGCCTCCGGAGCAGGGTTTTATATCGCGAAAGAACGCGGGTATTTCGATGACTACAATATCGACGTGGAATTCACAGATTTCGCGAACAGCGATGACATGCTGCCGGCACTCGCAGCAGGGGAAGTCTCCATCGCGGGCGGTGTCTCGACAGCGTCATTCTTCAATGCAATCGCACAGGGAATCGATGTGCGGATCGTTGCCGACAAAGGACATAACATGCCTGGCGAATCGTATTTCTCATTCGTCATCGGCAATCATATGAAAGACGTCATCCAGGACTACCCGGATTTCAAAGGGAAGAAGATTGCGGTCTCCTCCCGAAACTCGATAGACGGCTATATTTATGAAGAGATGCTGAAGCATGCGGGACTGACGGAGGATGATGTGGAGTATGTCCATATTGCAGATTTCAGCGCCATGCTCGGGGCACTCGATTCCGGTACGGTGGATGCTGCGCTCAGCATCGAGCCGCTCATCGCGCAGGGAATCGAAAACGGATTCCATCTGCGGTTCGGCGATACGACCGATTATGCACCCGAATCCCAGATCGCGATGGTCCTCGCCTCTCCGCAGTTCATGGAAGACGAGGAATTGTCCCTCCGTTTCATGGCAGCCTATCTGAAAGGCGTCCGTGATTATAACGATGCGTTCTTCGAAGGGGTGGACGAAGAGGAGATCATCGAGATCATGGTGAAGCATACGGCCCTGAAAGATGCCGCCCTGTGGGATAAAGTCTTCGTGACCGGTCTCGACCCTGATGGTAAGATGTTCATCGAAGATATCAAAAAGCAATATGAGACATACAAGGCGAACGGAGCGATCCAGGGGGAGATCGATTTCGATAAAGCGATCGATACGTCCCTTGCAGAAGAAGCGGTCAGCCTGCTTGGCGCCTATGAAGCCGCCCAATAA
- a CDS encoding ABC transporter ATP-binding protein, with amino-acid sequence MQSKIEIRNLTKVFVKKNGSVTALQDISLDVADGEFVCLVGPSGCGKTTLLRILAGLETHSAGEIAIHSEQTGRPLQSMVFQEKGILPWMTVKDNVAFGLEMRKAPKPVIAEQTAYYLEKTGLAKFAHLYPSELSGGMKQRVSIARAFANDPEILLMDEPFAALDEQNKFILQEELLSIWSETKKTVLFITHSIDEALMLSDRILLMSAQPGRIIQEVRIDRPRPRKIEEIRKDPELAGQFVEIWKHLQQEVQKTRT; translated from the coding sequence ATGCAGTCAAAAATTGAAATCCGCAACTTGACGAAAGTGTTTGTGAAGAAGAACGGGAGTGTGACAGCGCTGCAGGATATTTCGCTGGATGTGGCAGACGGGGAATTCGTCTGTCTCGTCGGCCCGAGCGGCTGTGGTAAGACGACATTGCTCCGTATACTGGCCGGCCTGGAAACACACAGTGCAGGTGAAATCGCCATCCATTCCGAACAGACGGGACGGCCGCTGCAGTCCATGGTATTCCAGGAGAAAGGGATCCTCCCGTGGATGACGGTGAAAGATAATGTGGCATTCGGACTGGAGATGCGGAAAGCCCCGAAACCAGTGATTGCCGAACAGACAGCATATTACCTGGAAAAGACCGGTCTGGCGAAATTCGCCCATCTGTATCCGAGTGAGCTGTCGGGCGGCATGAAGCAGCGGGTCAGTATCGCGCGCGCATTCGCCAATGACCCGGAGATCCTGCTGATGGATGAACCGTTCGCAGCACTCGATGAACAGAACAAATTCATCCTGCAGGAAGAACTGCTGTCCATCTGGTCGGAAACGAAAAAGACAGTGCTGTTCATCACGCACAGTATCGACGAAGCACTCATGCTGAGTGACCGGATTTTACTGATGAGCGCCCAGCCGGGACGGATCATCCAGGAAGTCCGTATCGACCGGCCGCGGCCGAGGAAGATTGAAGAGATCCGGAAGGACCCGGAGCTGGCCGGGCAGTTCGTAGAAATCTGGAAACATTTGCAGCAGGAAGTCCAGAAGACGAGAACGTGA
- a CDS encoding ABC transporter permease, translated as MTQPVDARQDAVQIERIEWRRRQAKARWQQLLTVVSPVFLLALWEVLSRTGAIDIRFFPPPTAILGTFWEMLMNGAIAEHVGVSLYRIALGFLAGVIPGILIGLLMGLYKPVRHFVSPLVMALMPIPTLALLPIIIILFGIGDVSKVVTIAGSVFFPVVINTAAGVLSIDKIYLDVADNYGASKSQFFFKIALPGALPVMLEGIQMGQAIALLTIVAAEMMGATSGIGYLIWTSYKAFLLQNMFVGLIMISFFGYVFSLLLRGLQKKLLPWR; from the coding sequence ATGACTCAACCAGTCGACGCAAGACAAGACGCGGTGCAGATCGAGCGCATCGAATGGAGGCGGCGGCAGGCAAAAGCGAGATGGCAGCAGCTCCTGACTGTGGTGTCGCCCGTATTTCTCCTCGCCCTGTGGGAAGTGCTGTCACGGACAGGAGCGATCGACATCCGGTTCTTCCCGCCGCCAACAGCGATTCTCGGGACGTTCTGGGAAATGCTTATGAACGGCGCGATCGCCGAACATGTCGGCGTGTCGCTGTACCGGATCGCCCTCGGATTCCTGGCAGGGGTCATCCCCGGTATTCTGATCGGCCTTCTGATGGGACTCTACAAACCAGTCCGTCACTTCGTATCGCCGCTCGTCATGGCACTCATGCCGATACCGACGCTCGCCCTCCTGCCGATCATCATCATCCTGTTCGGCATCGGAGACGTCTCGAAAGTGGTGACGATTGCAGGCAGCGTCTTCTTTCCTGTTGTCATCAACACGGCTGCAGGCGTGCTCAGCATCGACAAGATCTATCTGGATGTCGCGGACAATTACGGTGCCAGCAAATCACAGTTCTTCTTCAAAATTGCGCTGCCCGGCGCACTTCCCGTCATGCTCGAAGGGATCCAGATGGGGCAGGCGATCGCCTTGCTGACAATCGTCGCCGCTGAAATGATGGGCGCGACGTCCGGGATCGGCTACCTGATCTGGACCTCATACAAAGCATTCCTGCTGCAGAATATGTTTGTCGGTCTCATCATGATTTCGTTTTTCGGATACGTCTTTTCCCTGCTGCTGCGCGGCCTGCAGAAAAAACTGCTGCCTTGGAGGTGA
- a CDS encoding AI-2E family transporter: MTKKLWFQTGVAILLALLIIKFFLEINYIFAPVGIIAKAIILPLIAGGVLYYMTEPIQRFLEKRKVPRWGSILIILVLLAGAIYAFSALIGPPIAKQVNNLIDNGPKISAELIHLKDLALEQKDDLPPQVKDSLNSATDKLQSYLLKFGGWFISFLQSFVQAIVLLVLVPFFFIFMLKDHEKLAPNIYKYFHGKRRQWIKKTIDDIDHVLRSYIQGQLLISAILATIILVGYWIIGLQYALLIAIFTLFMNLIPFLGPWIAVMPAILIAFTQDPKMVIWVAVITLAANQIDSNFITPNIMGKTLDIHPLTVITLLLAAGNMAGFVGILLAVPVYAVAKVIVANIYAARQDIKKTATKSV; this comes from the coding sequence GTGACAAAGAAATTATGGTTCCAGACAGGGGTCGCCATTTTGCTGGCACTGCTCATCATCAAGTTCTTCCTGGAAATCAACTATATTTTCGCGCCGGTCGGCATCATTGCAAAGGCGATCATCCTGCCGCTGATTGCAGGCGGAGTCCTGTATTACATGACGGAGCCCATCCAGCGCTTCCTCGAGAAGCGGAAAGTGCCGCGCTGGGGAAGCATCCTCATCATCCTTGTGCTGCTGGCAGGCGCCATCTATGCCTTCTCGGCACTCATCGGTCCGCCGATCGCCAAACAGGTGAACAACCTGATCGACAACGGCCCGAAGATTTCTGCGGAACTCATCCATCTGAAGGACCTGGCACTTGAGCAGAAGGATGATCTGCCGCCGCAAGTGAAAGACTCGCTGAACAGCGCAACGGATAAATTGCAGTCGTATTTACTGAAATTCGGCGGTTGGTTCATCTCCTTCCTGCAATCGTTCGTCCAGGCAATCGTCCTGCTCGTCCTTGTGCCGTTCTTCTTCATCTTCATGCTGAAGGACCATGAGAAACTCGCGCCGAATATCTATAAGTATTTCCACGGCAAGCGCCGTCAGTGGATCAAGAAAACGATCGACGATATCGATCATGTGCTCCGCAGCTACATCCAGGGACAGCTGCTGATCAGCGCCATCCTGGCGACGATCATCCTGGTCGGTTATTGGATCATCGGACTCCAGTATGCACTGCTGATTGCGATTTTCACGCTGTTCATGAACTTGATTCCATTCCTCGGCCCGTGGATTGCTGTAATGCCTGCGATCCTGATCGCCTTTACACAAGACCCGAAAATGGTCATCTGGGTGGCGGTCATCACCCTGGCGGCCAACCAGATCGACAGCAACTTCATTACCCCGAATATTATGGGGAAAACGCTTGATATCCATCCGCTCACCGTTATTACGCTGCTCCTGGCAGCAGGGAATATGGCGGGATTTGTGGGGATCCTTCTGGCGGTGCCTGTATACGCAGTGGCGAAGGTCATCGTCGCAAACATCTATGCAGCCAGACAGGATATCAAGAAAACGGCCACGAAGTCAGTGTGA
- a CDS encoding DUF4956 domain-containing protein translates to MDQITSLFTSNGVEGAPTLWMSLAAMALAFVLSLLITKIYQITFTGERYSQAFVHTIIMMSVVVSVVMNVVSGNAGVAFGLFAVFSLIRFRSAVTNAKDIAYIFFGLCVGMTAGLFQFQLAIVLTVFSCLVFYFIYKVDYGKGKDTQLLKVTVPENLNHENLLDDILDEKTDFYQLRQVETTNLGTMILYTFAIRSKTDTKDQVLLDAIRERNANLKVSLSYLEMRD, encoded by the coding sequence ATGGATCAGATCACGAGCTTGTTTACGTCTAATGGAGTGGAAGGGGCGCCGACCCTCTGGATGAGCCTGGCCGCTATGGCGCTGGCGTTCGTCCTCAGTTTGCTCATTACGAAAATCTACCAGATCACCTTTACAGGAGAACGCTATTCTCAGGCATTCGTCCATACGATCATCATGATGAGTGTCGTCGTATCGGTCGTCATGAATGTCGTCAGCGGCAACGCGGGGGTCGCATTCGGGCTGTTCGCCGTCTTCTCGCTCATCCGGTTCCGGAGTGCTGTGACCAATGCGAAAGACATCGCCTATATTTTCTTCGGCCTTTGTGTCGGGATGACAGCTGGTCTGTTCCAATTCCAGCTGGCCATCGTGCTGACCGTGTTCTCCTGCCTGGTCTTCTACTTCATCTACAAAGTGGATTACGGGAAAGGGAAGGATACGCAGCTGCTGAAAGTGACGGTTCCTGAGAACTTGAATCACGAAAATCTTCTCGATGATATTCTGGATGAAAAAACCGATTTCTACCAGCTGCGCCAAGTCGAGACAACCAACCTCGGCACGATGATCCTTTACACGTTTGCCATCCGCAGCAAAACGGACACGAAAGACCAGGTGCTGCTCGATGCGATCCGTGAACGCAACGCCAACTTGAAAGTTTCGCTTTCCTATCTGGAAATGCGCGACTGA